In Candidatus Dormiibacterota bacterium, the genomic stretch TCCTCCTCGTCGGCGGACAGGTAGATGATGTCGTCGCTCACCCAGGGCTGGATCACCACCTCGACCAGCCCCGCGGTCTGCAGCCGCTTCACCGCGGCCTCGTCGAGCACGTCGCCGGCGGAGACGCCCGCCGGCGGGTAGTCCCTGGCGGCGGTGCGACTGAAGAGGATGTGGGCGTCCCTGGCGACGTCGACCTCGCGGTACACCTTGCGGAAGGGGGTCTCGATGAACCCGAACTCGTTGACCCGGGCGTAGGTGGCCAGCGAGCCGATCAGGCCGATGTTCGGACCCTCGGGGGTCTCGATCGGGCAGATCCGTCCGTAGTGGCTGTGGTGGACGTCGCGGACGTCGAAGCCGGCGCGCTCACGGCTCAGGCCGCCGGGGCCGAGCGCGGAGAGCCGCCGCTTGTGGGTCAGCTCGGCGAGCGGGTTGGTCTGGTCCATGAACTGCGACAGCTGGCTGGAGCCGAAGAACTCCTTGATCGCCGCCACCACCGGGCGCGCGTTGATCAGGCTCGCCGCGGTCACCGTGGCCGCGTCGCAGATGGTCATCCGCTCCTTGATGATCCGCTCCATGCGGATCAGGCCCATCCGGAACTGGTTCTGGAGCAGCTCGCCGACGGCGCGCACCCGGCGGTTGCCGAGATGGTCGATGTCGTCGGCCTCGCCGATGCCGTTGTCGAGGCGGATGAGCTTGGAGATGATGGAGATGAAGTCCTCGTTCTCGAGGACGCGCTTCTCCTTGTTCAGCGCGCGCTGCCGGGCCTCGTCCTCGGGGATGCCGAGGTTCTTGTCCAGCTTGAAGCGGCCGACCTTGCCGAGGTCGAAGCGGCGCGGGTTGAAGAAGAGCGAGGTGAGCAGGTTGAGCGCGTTCTCCACCGTGGGCGGGTCGCCCGGGCGGATCTTCTTGTAGAGCTCGACCAGGGCCTCGTCGCGCGAGCTGCTGACGTCCTTGTCCAGGGTGCTGTCGACGTAGCGGTGCTCGTTGTCGGTGTCGACATCCTCGAACAGGCGGCGGATGTCCTCGTTGCTGGTGTAGCCGAGGGCGCGCACCAGGGTGGTGACCGGCACCTTGCGCTTGCGATCGATCTTGACCGTGAGGATGTCCTTGCTCGAGGTCTCGATCTCCAGCCACGCGCCCCGGTTGGGGATGAGCTTGGCCGCGTAGAGGCGGCGGCCGGTGACCCGGTCGTCGCTGGCGGTGAAGTACACGCCCGGCGACCGCACCAGCTGCGAGACCACCACCCGCTCGGTGCCGTTGACGATGAAGGTGCCTTCCCGAGTCATGGTCGGGAAGTCGCCCATGAACACCTCGGCCTCCTTGATCTCGCCGGCGTTCTCGCCGGTCTTGATGTAGAGCCGGGTGTTGATGCGCAGCGGGACGCTGAAGGTCATGTCCCGCTGGCGGCACTCCTCCTCGTCGAA encodes the following:
- a CDS encoding DNA-directed RNA polymerase subunit beta encodes the protein MVLSTAARSSRVNYGQIADKLEVGNLIQTQLDSFEWFKREGLRELFDEINPITDYTGKNYELRFLDYEFGDPKFDEEECRQRDMTFSVPLRINTRLYIKTGENAGEIKEAEVFMGDFPTMTREGTFIVNGTERVVVSQLVRSPGVYFTASDDRVTGRRLYAAKLIPNRGAWLEIETSSKDILTVKIDRKRKVPVTTLVRALGYTSNEDIRRLFEDVDTDNEHRYVDSTLDKDVSSSRDEALVELYKKIRPGDPPTVENALNLLTSLFFNPRRFDLGKVGRFKLDKNLGIPEDEARQRALNKEKRVLENEDFISIISKLIRLDNGIGEADDIDHLGNRRVRAVGELLQNQFRMGLIRMERIIKERMTICDAATVTAASLINARPVVAAIKEFFGSSQLSQFMDQTNPLAELTHKRRLSALGPGGLSRERAGFDVRDVHHSHYGRICPIETPEGPNIGLIGSLATYARVNEFGFIETPFRKVYREVDVARDAHILFSRTAARDYPPAGVSAGDVLDEAAVKRLQTAGLVEVVIQPWVSDDIIYLSADEE